A single genomic interval of Rhododendron vialii isolate Sample 1 chromosome 3a, ASM3025357v1 harbors:
- the LOC131321015 gene encoding transcription factor TCP11 — MGSVSEMVLHTNFPTSQDPPTQTQNQSQTHIPPPTAAAAPKISHQLVPSRKISGDRHTKVNGRGRRVRMPALCAARIFQLTRELGHRSDGETIEWLLRHAEPSVIAATGTGTVPAAAVSTSASGAPLSAASASIPAGSSGVTAVHGGPPPGMFALAPPPICRLAQPMVGFDFGGNGYRHMPFTALLLQPAAEEAEQRRQEELLGEQKIL, encoded by the coding sequence atgGGTTCAGTCTCAGAGATGGTCCTCCACACCAACTTCCCAACCTCCCAAGACCCaccaacccaaacccaaaaccaatCCCAAACCCATATCCCACCccccaccgccgccgccgcccctAAAATTTCCCATCAACTAGTACCCTCCAGAAAAATCAGCGGCGACCGCCACACGAAGGTAAACGGCCGCGGGCGGCGCGTGCGGATGCCGGCCCTCTGCGCCGCCCGCATCTTCCAGCTGACCCGGGAGCTCGGCCACCGCTCCGACGGCGAGACCATCGAGTGGCTCCTCCGCCACGCCGAGCCCTCCGTCATCGCCGCCACCGGCACCGGCACCGTCCCGGCCGCCGCCGTCTCCACCTCCGCCTCCGGTGCTCCTCTCTCCGCTGCCTCCGCCTCGATCCCCGCCGGTTCTTCCGGAGTCACGGCTGTTCACGGCGGCCCGCCGCCGGGAATGTTCGCGCTTGCTCCACCGCCGATCTGCAGGCTGGCGCAACCGATGGTGGGGTTTGATTTTGGCGGGAATGGGTACCGGCACATGCCGTTCACGGCTTTGTTGCTGCAGCCGGCTGCGGAGGAGGCGGAGCAGAGGCGGCAGGAGGAGCTGCTTGGGGAGCAGAAGATATTATAA
- the LOC131321013 gene encoding WD repeat-containing protein VIP3-like, whose translation MKLAGLKSVENAHDDSVWAATWVPATDERPPLLLTGSLDETVRLWSSDELTCVATNTGHCLGVVSVAAHPSGVIAASASLDSFVRVFDVDHNNTIATLEAPPSEVWQMQFDPKGTTLAVAGGGSASVKLWDTAEWKLIASLSIPRPEGLKPSDKSGNKKFVLSVAWSPDGKQLACGSMDGTISIFDVPRAKFLHHLEGHFMPVRSLVYSPVDARVLFSGSDDAHVHMYDAEGKSLINAMSGHASWVLSVDVSPDGAAIATGSSDKTVKLWDLKMRTASQSLTNHTDQVWAVAFRPPSGTGVRAGRLASVSDDKSISLSDYS comes from the exons ATGAAGCTCGCCGGGCTAAAATCGGTCGAAAACGCCCACGACGACTCAGTATGGGCAGCGACGTGGGTCCCAGCCACCGACGAGCGGCCGCCGCTCCTACTGACGGGGTCGCTGGACGAGACGGTGAGGCTGTGGAGCTCCGACGAGCTCACCTGCGTCGCCACCAACACCGGGCACTGCCTCGGGGTCGTCTCCGTCGCCGCCCATCCATCCGGCGTCATCGCCGCCTCCGCCTCCCTCGACAGCTTCGTGCGCGTCTTCGACGTCGACCACAACAACACCATCGCCACGCTCGAGGCCCCGCCCTCTGAAGTCTGGCAAATGCAGTTCGACCCCAAG GGAACCACTCTAGCGGTAGCTGGTGGTGGCAGTGCATCCGTCAAACTGTGGGACACAGCCGAATGGAAGCTGATTGCCTCCTTATCCATCCCTCGCCCGGAAGGGTTAAAGCCCTCTGACAAAAGCGGGAACAAGAAGTTTGTCCTCTCAGTCGCGTGGAGTCCAGATGGAAAACAACTTGCTTGTGGCTCAATGGATGGCACCATCTCTATCTTCGACGTTCCTCGCGCCAAATTCCTCCACCATTTAGAAGGCCACTTCATGCCTGTCCGTTCTCTTGTGTACTCGCCTGTCGATGCGCGAGTCCTCTTTtcgggctccgacgatgcccacGTTCACATGTACGATGCAGAGGGAAAGAGCTTGATTAATGCTATGTCGGGTCACGCTAGCTGGGTCTTGAGCGTTGATGTGAGTCCAGATGGGGCAGCGATTGCAACAGGCTCAAGCGACAAGACAGTGAAGCTGTGGGATCTTAAAATGAGAACAGCTTCGCAGTCGCTGACCAACCATACGGATCAGGTCTGGGCGGTGGCGTTTCGGCCGCCCAGCGGGACTGGCGTGCGGGCCGGGCGACTCGCTAGCGTGTCGGATGATAAGAGCATATCGTTGTCTGATTACTCTTGA
- the LOC131321014 gene encoding uncharacterized protein LOC131321014 produces the protein MLEDIFKLPYLKRTWERVIKVHGYIYNRPTLLNMMRYFTQRNELIKPAKTRFATACLTLQMVHQQKNNLRKMFTSEAWSKNKWAKEADGKKVAEIMLSPSFWNNVLLALKFACPLVKVLRLVDGEEKPAKGYIYEAMDRAKETIINTFGGDEDKYKTVFEIIDARWEVQLHQPLHSAGYYLNPAFFYKDGARMKADKEVWKGLVDCIERLVPTERMQDEILHLIALYEEEEEGIFKKEMQLGKELQGHQLSGVSYLVVKLLNCKNLPSRSLALLAVHPDAREIGVCSNIFTPKKK, from the exons ATGTTAGAAGACATTTTCAAGTTGCCATATTTGAAGAGGACATGGGAAAGGGTGATCAAGGTACACGGTTATATCTATAACCGTCCGACATTGTTGAACATGATGAGATACTTTACCCAAAGAAACGAGTTGATTAAGCCAGCAAAGACTCGTTTTGCAACAGCTTGTTTAACTTTACAAATGGTTCATCAACAAAAGAATAACCTAAGAAAGATGTTCACATCAGAGGCTTGGAGTAAAAACAAGTGGGCAAAGGAGGCGGATGGTAAAAAGGTAGCAGAAATAATGTTGTCGCCATCATTTTGGAACAATGTCTTGCTGGCCTTAAAATTTGCATGTCCTCTTGTTAAAGTACTTCGTTTGGTTGATGGTGAAGAAAAACCTGCAAAGGGATACATCTACGAAGCCATGGATAGGGCCAAAGAAACTATTATAAATACATTTGGCGGAGATGAAGACAAGTATAAAACTGTGTTTGAAATCATTGATGCGAGGTGGGAAGTGCAATTGCATCAACCTTTGCATTCAGCAGGCTACTATTTGAACCCTGCATTTTTTTACAAGGATGGTGCAAGGATGAAAGCTGATAAAGAGGTATGGAAGGGTTTGGTGGATTGTATTGAAAGGCTGGTACCAACTGAGAGGATGCAAGATGAAATTCTTCATCTAATAGCATTatatgaggaggaggaggagggaatcTTCAAAAAGGAGATGCAATTAGGCAAAGAACTACAAGGTCACCAG TTGAGTGGTGTAAGTTATTTGGTCGTGAAACTCCTGAATTGCAAAAATTTGCCATCGAGATCCTTAGCCTTACTTGCAGTTCATCCGGATGCGAGAGAAATTGGAGTGTGTTCGAACAT CTTCacaccaaaaaagaaataa